One window from the genome of Pelodictyon luteolum DSM 273 encodes:
- the thiD gene encoding bifunctional hydroxymethylpyrimidine kinase/phosphomethylpyrimidine kinase encodes MKRYATILAIAGSDGSGGAGIQADIKTAAALGCYATTVITAITAQNTREVVSIHQQSETCLREQFYAIYSDIAIDAVKIGMLGSGRMVSAVAELVAMLPPSTPVVLDTVLRSSSGTALLEPRDLALFVEKLFPLASIITPNLPEAAVLLGLPHAPSTPEETEAAARALSGRGAGSVLLKGGHAAGNTCSDCLLFEGSITWLTSERVASPNTHGTGCTLSSAVASYLAKGEPMREAVRKAKDYTTEAIRAGARWRLGQGSGPLLHITGGL; translated from the coding sequence ATGAAGCGCTATGCAACCATCCTCGCCATCGCCGGTTCGGACGGGAGCGGAGGCGCCGGCATCCAGGCAGACATCAAAACCGCTGCGGCGCTCGGATGCTATGCAACGACAGTCATAACGGCCATTACAGCCCAGAACACCCGCGAAGTGGTGTCGATCCATCAACAGAGCGAAACGTGCCTCAGAGAGCAGTTTTATGCCATCTACAGCGATATTGCAATCGACGCAGTCAAAATAGGGATGCTCGGCAGCGGACGGATGGTTTCTGCAGTTGCAGAACTTGTCGCCATGCTTCCGCCCTCAACGCCCGTTGTCCTTGACACGGTGCTTCGTTCCTCCTCCGGCACCGCGCTCCTCGAGCCCCGCGACCTGGCTTTGTTCGTCGAAAAGCTTTTCCCCCTTGCCTCCATCATCACTCCGAACCTCCCAGAAGCTGCCGTCCTGCTCGGTCTCCCGCACGCACCCTCCACACCCGAGGAAACCGAAGCTGCGGCAAGGGCACTCTCCGGCCGGGGCGCAGGCTCTGTCCTGCTGAAGGGAGGACACGCTGCAGGAAATACCTGCAGCGACTGCCTCCTGTTTGAAGGGAGCATCACGTGGCTCACATCCGAACGGGTAGCAAGCCCCAACACCCACGGCACAGGCTGTACGCTCTCATCGGCTGTGGCCTCATATCTGGCAAAGGGAGAGCCGATGAGGGAAGCGGTCCGGAAGGCTAAAGACTACACCACCGAAGCCATACGGGCCGGAGCCCGATGGAGGCTCGGCCAGGGCAGCGGCCCGCTGCTGCACATCACGGGAGGGTTATAA
- the thiE gene encoding thiamine phosphate synthase, translated as MNSPHSPILCVITDEDTSPLDMVPRALRGGANMIQLRRKTASGRELCRLAEALIPFCRQAGALFIINDRADIALATDADGVHLGQDDLPVAAARQLFGPGKIIGASTSSVDEALKAERNGADYAGFGHIFPTGSKAKGYKPLGPEAISLAAAALRIPLIAIGGITRENAGPLISRGAAGIAVISAVTKAESPEEAARSLMAIMNTTRAGEGT; from the coding sequence ATGAACAGTCCACACTCACCCATCCTCTGCGTCATCACCGATGAGGACACCAGTCCGCTGGACATGGTCCCCCGAGCCCTCAGGGGCGGCGCGAACATGATCCAGCTGCGGCGGAAAACAGCATCAGGAAGAGAACTCTGCCGGCTCGCCGAAGCCCTCATTCCCTTCTGCCGCCAAGCCGGTGCACTCTTCATCATCAACGACAGGGCAGACATAGCGCTTGCGACAGATGCAGACGGCGTCCATCTCGGCCAGGACGACCTGCCGGTAGCGGCTGCGCGCCAACTCTTCGGACCGGGAAAAATCATCGGAGCATCGACATCTTCAGTGGATGAAGCCCTCAAGGCAGAACGGAACGGAGCGGATTATGCCGGATTCGGGCACATCTTTCCGACCGGCTCCAAAGCGAAGGGATACAAGCCTCTCGGACCCGAAGCAATCAGCCTCGCGGCGGCTGCTCTCAGGATCCCGCTCATCGCCATCGGGGGCATCACCCGCGAAAATGCCGGACCCCTCATTTCCCGTGGTGCGGCAGGCATCGCCGTCATCTCCGCAGTGACGAAGGCGGAAAGCCCGGAAGAGGCGGCCCGCAGCCTAATGGCCATCATGAACACCACACGTGCGGGAGAGGGGACATGA